From Astyanax mexicanus isolate ESR-SI-001 chromosome 11, AstMex3_surface, whole genome shotgun sequence, the proteins below share one genomic window:
- the LOC125805069 gene encoding zinc finger protein 501-like: MASREISDTQQTPSPTPHSHMQKSTGRKKKTHQCSDCGKSFSGPSSLQQHQRIHTGEKPFHCTDCGKTFNIRSNLQQHQRIHTGEKPYHCSDCGKSFNCQSYLRKHQRTHTGEKPYHCTDCGMDFNLQSYLQKHQRIHTEQKRYQCSDCGKSYNRQSSLQTHQHIHTGHKPYYCSECGNSFIHQSSFLKHQRIHTGEKPHQCQECGKSFITQSDLKVHQRIHTGEKPYHCPECGKSFTFLSSLKCHQRLHTGEKPYQCLECEMSFASQSHLQYHQRIHAGEKSFQCLECGKSFTTQSSLQGHQRIHTGEKPYHCTECGKDFTYQTTFKLHLRIHTGEKPYPCSVCGKSFKCQSYLQTHLSVHTGEKPYQCPDCGKSFTKQSDLRVHQRIHTGEKPYYCSDCAVSFRYLKALKKHKCTQSSHENGQGNT, from the coding sequence ATGGCATCAAGAGAAATCTCAGATACTCAGCAAACACCCTCTCCTACACCTCACAGCCACATGCAAAAAAGTAcaggaagaaagaagaaaactCACCaatgctcagactgcgggaaaaGCTTTAGTGGTCCGAGTAGTCTCcagcaacaccagcgcattcacacaggagagaaaccgtttcactgcacagactgtgggaagaccTTTAATATTCGGAGTAATCTCcagcaacaccagcgcattcacacaggagagaaaccgtatcactgctcagactgtgggaaaagttttaattgCCAGAGTTATCTTCGAAAACACCAGCGaactcacactggagagaaaccatatcactgcacagactgtgggatggattttaatctacagagttatctccaaaaacaccagcgcattcacacagaacAAAAACGatatcaatgctcagactgtgggaagagttataATCGTCAGAGTTCTCTCCAaacacaccagcacattcacactggacATAAAccctattactgctcagagtgtgggaacaGTTTTATTCATCAGAGTTCTTTTttaaaacaccagcgcattcacactggagaaaaaccgcaTCAGTGCCaagaatgtgggaagagttttattacacaaagtgatctaaaagtacaccagcgcattcacactggagagaaaccgtatcactgcccagaatgtgggaagagttttacatTTCTGAGCAGTCTTAAGTGCCACCAGCgccttcacacaggagagaaaccgtatcagtgtttaGAATGTGAGATGAGTTTTGCTAGTCAGAGTCATCTCCAataccaccagcgcattcacgcTGGAGAGAAGTCATTTCAGTGCTTAGAGTGCggcaagagttttactacacagagtagtCTCCAgggacaccagcgcattcacactggtgagaaaccatatcactgcacAGAATGTGGGAAGGATTTTACTTATCAGACTACTTTCAAACTACACCTGcgcattcatactggagagaaaccatatccctgctcagtctgtgggaagagttttaagtgTCAGAGTTATCTCCAAACACACCTgagcgttcacacaggagagaaaccgtatcagtgcccagattgtgggaagagttttactaaacaaagTGATCTCAgagtacaccagcgcattcacactggagagaaaccatattactgctcagactgtgcaGTGAGCTTCAGGTATTTAAAAGCACTTAAGAAACACAAGTGCACACAGAGCAGTCATGAAAATGGGCAGGGAAACACCTAA